The following are from one region of the Kineococcus aurantiacus genome:
- a CDS encoding TetR/AcrR family transcriptional regulator, with protein sequence MTQVHAENGRAGPAAAAPGATWVPDPSSAPAVIDLRASLPGGPGAGSTLSTAVQEACQRWDAHTSRTDWTDLSPMKLAILETFLGLAARHGWSSVTMRMLGQAMSVKAPSLYAHFPGGRREVVIQSLSWSAHRFARAVLSSLAGATTADDAWETLVRIHLRRQLALPESDLWDLIVATDAQVGGLPDAARATAQGHVACYEDLLTAVVVQLGVPDPSSLVRLVLTLLEGAGRWNDWSGAPEDLKHLEDRAVAVCGWVLAQARSNGH encoded by the coding sequence GTGACGCAGGTGCATGCCGAGAACGGGCGGGCCGGTCCCGCCGCTGCTGCCCCGGGCGCAACCTGGGTGCCCGACCCGTCGAGCGCCCCGGCCGTGATCGACCTGAGGGCGTCCCTCCCGGGTGGACCCGGTGCTGGATCCACGCTGAGCACTGCGGTGCAGGAAGCCTGTCAGCGCTGGGACGCGCACACCAGCAGGACCGACTGGACGGACCTGTCGCCGATGAAGCTGGCGATCTTGGAGACGTTCCTAGGACTGGCGGCTCGGCACGGATGGTCCTCGGTGACCATGCGGATGCTCGGGCAGGCGATGTCGGTCAAGGCGCCTAGCCTCTACGCGCACTTCCCCGGAGGCCGACGCGAAGTGGTCATCCAGTCTCTGAGCTGGTCCGCCCACCGCTTCGCCCGAGCGGTCTTGTCCTCCCTGGCCGGCGCCACCACGGCCGATGACGCCTGGGAGACGCTCGTGCGCATCCACCTGCGCCGCCAGCTCGCCCTCCCTGAAAGCGATCTGTGGGACCTCATCGTGGCAACCGACGCGCAGGTGGGTGGGCTGCCCGATGCCGCCCGGGCCACGGCACAGGGGCACGTCGCCTGCTACGAGGACCTGCTCACGGCCGTCGTGGTCCAGCTCGGCGTCCCTGACCCCAGCTCTCTCGTCCGGCTCGTCCTGACGCTGCTGGAAGGCGCGGGGCGTTGGAACGACTGGTCCGGTGCGCCTGAGGACCTGAAGCACTTGGAGGACCGGGCGGTGGCCGTCTGCGGCTGGGTGCTGGCACAGGCGCGTTCGAACGGGCACTGA
- a CDS encoding Glu/Leu/Phe/Val dehydrogenase dimerization domain-containing protein, whose product MSTDTNILRTPPAPVRAAPLEDARRQLAEAVSHLGLSEGTYRLLAHPRREVTVSVPLRLDNGDVELYIGHRVQHNFSRGPAKGGLRYAPTVDLDEVRALAMWMTWKSALLDVPYGGAKGGIAIQPRDHSRAELERLTRRYTSEILPVIGPERDIPAPDVGTDESTMAWIMDTYSVNSGYTVPGVVTGKPLELGGSLGRASATSRGVTHIALAALQHAGIARRGARVAVQGMGKVGRDAARFLAEAGLRVIAVSDQYGAVHHDGGLDIAAVVRHLDVTGSVVGAPGSDELEREALLELDVELLVPAALEGAIHEGNAHRVQARVVVEGANGPTTTAADQVLADHGVLVVPDILANAGGVIVSYFEWVQSNQTYWWSADEVESRLEARMLSAWEQVVRFAADRRLSLRAAATALAVGRVAEAHRLRGLYP is encoded by the coding sequence GTGAGCACTGACACCAACATCCTCAGGACGCCCCCCGCGCCGGTGCGTGCCGCTCCGCTGGAGGACGCACGCCGACAGCTTGCCGAGGCCGTGTCGCACCTGGGTCTGTCCGAGGGCACTTACCGGCTGCTGGCACACCCGCGGCGGGAAGTGACCGTTAGCGTTCCCCTACGGCTGGACAACGGCGATGTGGAGCTGTACATCGGCCACCGGGTGCAGCACAACTTCTCCCGCGGCCCGGCCAAGGGCGGGCTGCGGTACGCCCCGACGGTGGACCTGGACGAGGTACGTGCGCTGGCGATGTGGATGACGTGGAAGTCGGCGCTGCTCGACGTCCCCTACGGTGGGGCCAAAGGCGGTATCGCGATCCAACCCCGTGACCACTCCCGCGCCGAGCTGGAACGCCTGACGCGGCGGTACACCAGTGAGATCCTGCCCGTCATCGGCCCTGAGCGCGACATCCCTGCCCCCGACGTGGGGACCGACGAGAGCACCATGGCCTGGATCATGGATACCTACTCGGTGAACTCGGGGTACACGGTCCCTGGCGTGGTCACCGGCAAGCCGCTGGAGCTCGGGGGGTCCCTGGGACGCGCGTCCGCCACCAGCCGCGGCGTGACCCACATTGCGCTCGCTGCCCTGCAGCACGCCGGCATCGCGCGACGGGGTGCTCGAGTCGCGGTCCAAGGCATGGGGAAGGTGGGCCGTGACGCAGCACGCTTCCTCGCCGAGGCGGGGCTGCGCGTCATCGCTGTGAGCGACCAGTACGGGGCGGTGCACCACGACGGCGGCCTCGACATCGCCGCGGTCGTTCGGCACCTGGACGTCACCGGCAGCGTGGTCGGTGCCCCGGGCTCGGACGAGCTGGAACGCGAGGCGCTGCTCGAGCTCGACGTGGAGCTGCTGGTGCCGGCGGCCCTGGAGGGGGCGATCCACGAGGGCAACGCCCACCGAGTGCAGGCCCGCGTGGTGGTCGAAGGTGCGAACGGGCCCACGACGACGGCGGCTGATCAAGTCCTCGCCGACCACGGCGTCCTCGTCGTCCCCGACATCCTGGCCAACGCAGGTGGCGTGATCGTGTCGTACTTCGAGTGGGTCCAGTCGAACCAGACCTACTGGTGGAGCGCCGACGAGGTGGAGTCGCGCCTGGAAGCACGCATGCTCTCGGCGTGGGAGCAGGTGGTTCGCTTCGCCGCAGACCGCCGCTTGAGCCTGCGCGCTGCCGCCACGGCGCTCGCCGTCGGCCGGGTGGCGGAGGCGCACCGTCTGCGCGGGTTGTACCCGTGA
- a CDS encoding FAD-binding and (Fe-S)-binding domain-containing protein has protein sequence MPITTGTAADLGGLVEALRLRSIEVDDSSRRLWEYSYDASNYRVSPAAVAFPRTVEEVREVVRACADTGVPVVARGGGTSMAGNAVGEGVVLDLSRWMTTTDEVDAETQTVWVDAGVVLGELRNAVEQVSGGKSTFAPDPSSLSRATIGGSIGNDACGNHSVAYGRMTQHVLEVELVTADGAHLRAGRGTIRAVDPSDVTSVQRAAQLETDLRQLARDNLATIRQELQTIPRQVSGYHLGELLPENGFHLARALAGSEGTCAVLVRARVALVPRPRTTALLCLGYEDTVESARDVMSILATSPTAIEGLDSSIVEIMRHRRGADSVDSLPRGNAYLMVEFSADTIAVAAAECERLLEVLRRDGRVLDHTIVTAPQERAKLWRVREDGAGLSSRRVDGVQTWPGWEDSAVAPERLADYLAALLTLVSEHGYTAFTYGHFGAGCVHMRLDFDLRSQAGRATFEQFTQRAAALVVAHGGSLSGEHGDGRARSQLLDIMYSPEVIDLFGEFKRLWDPQGTLNPGIIVDPVSFSADLALHGLPEADHPRGAGSSGQLGGKIVEVGSELPVRGELSAAAFAGSSHACIGVGRCRATSGGFMCPSYRATKDEKDSTRGRARVLQELTRTQGSNLGGWSTPQVREALDLCLSCKACSSDCPTGVDIAEAKSQLIDEHYRGRLRPFTHYTIGWLPRWLPLLTQIAPLANVGARVPLARRLGERLGISSRRRLPAFVPARVRRRHLREADFNDHAEVLVFADSFTRAFRPEVIPAAARVLEETGASVGCTPEACCGLTWISTGQRDGARRRLRRLVERFDDGTDRPIVVLEPSCAATIRDEAPKLVGGEAAQRVAARVRSFATAVDEALARGWRPSATPPQRAVLQVHCHEHAVFGSEAQRRVLATWGVADVTTSSSCCGVAGNFGFEAEHFDTSMQVAAHSIAPALSSAAEAPVLTDGFSCAMQVSQIDALRGSSHLASMLDPAPSPDAEASPATQRPRPTAEGPDREH, from the coding sequence ATGCCGATCACCACTGGAACCGCAGCTGACCTCGGCGGGCTCGTCGAGGCGCTGAGACTTCGGAGCATCGAGGTCGACGATTCCTCCCGACGGCTCTGGGAGTACTCCTACGATGCTTCGAACTACCGGGTCAGCCCGGCGGCGGTGGCATTCCCGCGCACCGTGGAGGAGGTGCGCGAGGTGGTCCGGGCATGTGCAGACACCGGCGTACCCGTGGTCGCCCGCGGGGGTGGTACCTCGATGGCTGGCAACGCCGTGGGCGAAGGCGTCGTGCTCGACCTGTCCCGGTGGATGACGACCACGGACGAGGTCGACGCCGAGACGCAGACGGTCTGGGTAGACGCCGGAGTCGTACTCGGAGAGCTGCGCAACGCCGTCGAACAGGTATCAGGCGGCAAGTCGACCTTCGCGCCCGACCCGTCGTCCCTGTCCCGAGCGACGATCGGCGGCTCGATCGGCAACGACGCTTGCGGCAACCACTCGGTGGCCTACGGCCGGATGACCCAGCACGTCCTCGAAGTCGAGCTCGTGACCGCCGACGGCGCCCACCTGCGCGCGGGTCGCGGCACGATCCGCGCCGTCGACCCGTCCGACGTCACCTCGGTCCAGCGAGCAGCCCAACTGGAGACCGACCTGCGGCAGCTGGCGCGCGACAACCTCGCGACGATCCGACAGGAACTGCAGACCATCCCGCGCCAGGTGTCCGGGTACCACCTGGGCGAGCTGCTGCCGGAGAACGGCTTCCACCTCGCACGCGCCCTCGCCGGTAGCGAGGGCACGTGCGCGGTGCTCGTCCGTGCCCGCGTCGCTCTCGTACCCAGACCCCGCACGACCGCGCTGCTGTGCCTCGGCTACGAAGACACCGTCGAGTCGGCACGGGACGTGATGTCCATCCTCGCGACCAGCCCCACGGCGATCGAGGGGCTGGACTCCTCGATCGTGGAGATCATGCGACACCGGCGCGGTGCGGACAGCGTCGACTCCCTGCCGCGAGGCAATGCGTACCTCATGGTCGAGTTCTCGGCCGACACCATCGCCGTGGCTGCGGCCGAGTGCGAGCGCCTGCTGGAAGTGCTGCGCCGCGATGGCCGCGTCCTCGACCACACGATCGTCACCGCCCCTCAAGAGCGGGCCAAACTGTGGCGCGTGCGCGAGGACGGAGCAGGACTGTCCTCACGCCGCGTGGACGGGGTACAGACCTGGCCCGGCTGGGAGGACTCGGCGGTGGCTCCCGAGCGACTGGCCGACTACCTCGCCGCGCTGCTCACCCTCGTAAGCGAGCACGGGTACACCGCCTTCACCTACGGTCACTTCGGAGCTGGTTGCGTGCACATGCGACTCGACTTCGACCTGCGCAGCCAAGCCGGCCGCGCAACGTTCGAGCAGTTCACCCAGCGGGCCGCCGCGCTGGTCGTGGCGCACGGAGGCTCGTTGTCCGGTGAGCACGGTGACGGGCGGGCACGCAGCCAGTTGCTGGACATCATGTACTCGCCTGAGGTGATCGACCTGTTCGGAGAGTTCAAGCGGCTCTGGGACCCGCAAGGCACGCTGAACCCCGGCATCATCGTCGACCCGGTCTCCTTCTCGGCCGACCTGGCGCTGCACGGACTGCCCGAGGCCGACCACCCCCGAGGTGCAGGAAGCTCAGGGCAGCTGGGCGGCAAGATCGTCGAGGTGGGATCTGAGCTGCCCGTTCGCGGCGAGCTGTCGGCGGCCGCGTTCGCAGGCAGTAGCCACGCCTGCATCGGGGTAGGACGGTGCCGAGCCACCTCCGGCGGGTTCATGTGCCCCAGCTACCGGGCCACGAAGGATGAGAAGGACTCCACCCGGGGCAGGGCACGCGTCCTGCAGGAGCTGACTCGCACCCAGGGGAGCAACCTGGGCGGGTGGTCGACGCCACAAGTGCGGGAGGCGCTCGATCTGTGTCTGTCCTGCAAGGCGTGCTCGAGCGACTGCCCGACCGGCGTGGACATCGCCGAGGCGAAGTCGCAATTGATCGATGAGCACTACCGCGGCCGGCTGCGACCCTTCACGCACTACACGATCGGCTGGCTCCCGCGGTGGCTGCCGCTGTTGACCCAGATTGCGCCGCTGGCCAACGTCGGGGCACGGGTGCCCCTGGCACGCCGGCTGGGGGAGCGGCTGGGCATCAGCTCCCGGCGCCGCCTACCCGCCTTCGTCCCCGCCCGAGTGAGGCGGCGGCACCTCCGCGAAGCCGACTTCAACGACCACGCCGAGGTGCTCGTCTTCGCCGACAGCTTCACCCGCGCCTTCCGTCCAGAAGTCATCCCCGCTGCGGCCAGGGTCCTGGAGGAGACGGGAGCGTCCGTGGGATGCACCCCCGAGGCCTGCTGCGGACTGACCTGGATCTCCACGGGGCAGCGCGACGGCGCCAGGCGCCGGTTGCGGCGGCTGGTCGAACGCTTCGACGACGGAACCGACCGTCCCATCGTGGTGCTCGAGCCCAGCTGCGCGGCCACGATCCGTGATGAGGCGCCCAAGCTCGTCGGGGGCGAGGCCGCGCAGCGGGTGGCCGCCCGCGTGCGGTCCTTCGCCACCGCCGTGGACGAGGCACTGGCCCGAGGCTGGCGACCGAGCGCGACACCGCCGCAGCGTGCCGTGCTGCAGGTGCACTGCCACGAGCACGCCGTCTTCGGCTCCGAAGCCCAGCGCCGGGTCCTGGCGACGTGGGGGGTCGCGGACGTGACCACCTCCTCCTCCTGCTGCGGTGTCGCCGGGAACTTCGGGTTCGAGGCCGAGCACTTCGACACGTCCATGCAGGTGGCCGCACACTCGATCGCGCCGGCCCTGTCCAGCGCAGCCGAGGCACCAGTACTCACCGACGGTTTCAGCTGCGCCATGCAGGTAAGCCAGATCGACGCACTCCGTGGCAGTAGTCACCTGGCGTCGATGCTCGACCCCGCACCGTCTCCCGATGCGGAAGCCAGCCCCGCCACCCAACGACCACGACCGACCGCAGAAGGACCTGACCGTGAGCACTGA
- a CDS encoding sugar ABC transporter substrate-binding protein → METKRSRSAAAAVLAIGALTLSGCSAASTQSGTEGSYTVGVVVLDLQDPDLALMTKAMEQEASTQGVALDVTDSKKDVGSELNQVEDLITRQVDAIILQPLDGEASQTAAQRVTEAGIPLFILSTEFAEGAAVDYESYIGVDDTLAGQMQADYLNQALPDGGDIVFAAGTYGASWTDRRKKGFEEKIDPDIKVVAEFQAKGSRDDAKRNMEDVLQRFGAGEIVALVANNDEMAIGAASAVTDAGRTSEFKAVVGVDGTPAAVEAIQGGAMTATIRQDSQGQGEKAVDVATQFLKGQEVEDRYTLPFELITKDNAANFAG, encoded by the coding sequence ATGGAGACGAAGCGAAGCCGCTCCGCGGCTGCCGCGGTGCTGGCGATCGGAGCTCTGACGCTGTCTGGGTGCTCAGCGGCGAGCACTCAGAGCGGGACCGAAGGCTCCTACACCGTCGGTGTCGTCGTACTGGACCTGCAGGACCCCGACCTGGCCCTGATGACCAAGGCCATGGAGCAGGAAGCCTCGACCCAGGGTGTGGCGCTGGACGTCACCGACTCCAAGAAAGACGTCGGCAGTGAGCTCAACCAGGTCGAAGACCTGATCACACGGCAGGTCGACGCCATCATCCTGCAGCCACTGGACGGCGAAGCGAGCCAGACCGCCGCGCAGCGCGTCACCGAGGCGGGCATCCCGCTGTTCATCTTGTCGACGGAGTTCGCCGAAGGAGCCGCCGTCGACTACGAGAGCTACATCGGCGTCGACGACACGCTCGCCGGCCAGATGCAAGCTGACTACCTCAACCAAGCCCTGCCCGATGGGGGAGACATCGTCTTCGCCGCCGGCACCTACGGCGCGTCCTGGACCGATCGACGCAAGAAGGGGTTCGAGGAAAAGATCGACCCGGACATCAAGGTCGTCGCCGAATTCCAGGCCAAGGGCAGCCGGGACGACGCCAAGCGCAACATGGAGGACGTCCTGCAGCGATTCGGTGCCGGCGAGATCGTCGCCCTCGTCGCCAACAACGACGAGATGGCGATCGGCGCCGCCTCGGCTGTCACCGACGCCGGTCGCACGTCCGAGTTCAAGGCCGTCGTCGGAGTGGATGGGACGCCGGCTGCCGTGGAGGCCATCCAGGGCGGTGCCATGACGGCTACGATCCGCCAGGATTCGCAAGGACAAGGAGAGAAGGCGGTGGACGTGGCCACGCAGTTCCTCAAGGGGCAGGAGGTCGAGGACCGGTACACGCTGCCGTTCGAGCTGATCACCAAGGACAACGCGGCGAACTTCGCCGGGTAG
- a CDS encoding ABC transporter permease subunit, translated as MTSTLERLPLFLGKAKLDDSARSTRVKRFVGDYGILVFFALIVIALTIAAPNFLSLNNMINVVRQSSIIGVVALGMTFIMITSGIDLSVGSVVGLAGLVYALLAPASGTAFVLPLLAGAAVGLLVGFLSSALVVWGKILPFLATLATMAIARTGALVITDGQVVSGLSEPAEWLGSGFIGPVPVPVLMFLLAALICEFVLSRTKFGSHVYAVGGNEESAKKVGIAVRRVLFTVYLIGGLMAALGGLVLTARLNGAAPVAGTGYELQVIAAVVIGGTSLFGGVGTIRGTVLGVLLLGVVMNGMNLLGVSSYYQQGVQGVILVLAVLLNRWKSD; from the coding sequence GTGACATCGACTTTGGAACGACTTCCGCTGTTTTTGGGCAAAGCCAAGCTGGACGACTCCGCCAGGTCCACCAGGGTCAAGCGCTTCGTCGGCGACTACGGGATCCTCGTCTTCTTCGCGTTGATCGTCATCGCCCTCACCATCGCCGCGCCCAACTTCCTGTCGCTGAACAACATGATCAACGTCGTACGCCAGTCGTCGATCATTGGCGTCGTCGCGCTGGGCATGACCTTCATCATGATCACATCTGGTATCGACCTCTCGGTGGGGTCGGTCGTCGGATTGGCCGGCCTCGTCTACGCCCTGCTCGCCCCAGCTTCAGGCACGGCTTTCGTCCTGCCTCTGCTGGCCGGAGCCGCAGTTGGTCTGCTGGTCGGCTTCCTCAGCTCGGCCCTGGTGGTCTGGGGCAAGATCCTGCCCTTCCTCGCGACCCTGGCCACGATGGCCATCGCCCGCACCGGCGCACTGGTCATCACTGACGGACAAGTCGTCTCCGGCCTCAGCGAACCGGCCGAGTGGCTCGGCTCGGGATTCATCGGGCCGGTCCCCGTCCCGGTCCTGATGTTCCTGCTCGCAGCGTTGATCTGCGAGTTCGTGCTGAGCCGAACCAAGTTCGGATCACACGTCTACGCCGTCGGAGGCAACGAGGAGTCTGCGAAGAAGGTCGGCATCGCGGTCCGCCGCGTACTGTTCACCGTCTACCTCATCGGCGGGCTGATGGCTGCGCTCGGCGGGTTGGTGCTGACCGCTCGGCTCAACGGTGCAGCTCCGGTCGCCGGTACGGGTTATGAGCTGCAGGTGATCGCCGCAGTGGTCATCGGCGGCACGAGCCTGTTCGGTGGAGTCGGGACCATCCGCGGCACCGTCTTGGGTGTTCTGCTCCTGGGCGTGGTGATGAACGGGATGAACCTGCTGGGCGTGTCCTCGTACTACCAGCAAGGGGTACAGGGAGTGATCCTCGTCCTCGCCGTCCTGCTCAACCGGTGGAAGTCCGACTGA
- a CDS encoding ATP-binding cassette domain-containing protein, giving the protein MTDAPPATRPLVALRDIHKTFGAVTALRGVSIDVLPGETFALLGDNAAGKSTLMKILTGVHQPDDGCIELDGTSTHFPTPSASRSKGIEMVYQDFALADNLDVRTNVFLGREPQKKLLGPFLSVIDRKKMEHETNRVLERLDIPINPRLKVRRLSGGQRQAVAIGRALAFDARLIIMDEPTANLSVAKVDKLIEVTQRLKDLGIAVIIITHRLDEAFAVADRFAVMRQGQVVGRFRTGEVTETQVAQLISHGTIEDHLDSGIDAAEHRRKIGSTSATTTGSTLGNLS; this is encoded by the coding sequence ATGACCGACGCTCCACCTGCCACCCGACCCCTCGTCGCGCTGCGCGACATCCACAAGACGTTCGGCGCGGTGACCGCCTTGCGCGGGGTCAGCATCGACGTTCTCCCGGGCGAGACGTTCGCCCTGCTGGGCGACAACGCCGCCGGCAAGTCCACGCTCATGAAGATCCTCACCGGCGTCCACCAGCCCGACGACGGATGCATCGAACTCGACGGGACCTCGACCCACTTCCCGACACCTTCGGCCTCCCGGAGCAAAGGGATCGAGATGGTCTACCAGGATTTCGCCCTGGCGGACAATCTAGACGTCCGCACCAACGTCTTCCTCGGCCGTGAACCGCAGAAGAAGCTACTGGGCCCTTTCCTGAGCGTCATCGACCGCAAGAAGATGGAGCACGAGACGAACCGCGTCCTGGAGCGCCTCGATATTCCCATCAATCCGCGGCTGAAAGTGCGACGACTTTCCGGCGGTCAGCGGCAGGCTGTGGCCATCGGACGCGCCCTGGCCTTCGATGCGCGGCTCATCATCATGGATGAGCCGACGGCGAACCTGTCCGTGGCGAAGGTGGACAAGCTCATCGAAGTCACCCAGCGCCTCAAGGACCTGGGTATCGCCGTCATCATCATCACCCACCGCCTCGACGAGGCCTTCGCCGTCGCCGACCGCTTCGCGGTGATGCGCCAAGGGCAGGTCGTCGGCCGTTTCAGGACTGGCGAGGTGACGGAGACCCAGGTGGCGCAGCTCATCTCGCACGGGACGATCGAAGATCACCTCGATTCGGGCATCGACGCTGCTGAACACCGTCGCAAGATCGGCAGCACGTCCGCAACCACGACCGGATCGACCCTCGGGAACCTCTCGTGA
- a CDS encoding NAD(P)-dependent oxidoreductase produces the protein MSGADLGKTEAVEAAVGDGARMSRPKAIVVVPRDGVVPPLAAAEAEADLTVVRTSGELRAAQEDAEILFLNDFRSTLLREVGPGRLRWIHTSSIGMDPLLTASIIDSDIVASNTRGVCERPIAEWILGVLLLFTKDLRRTIELQSRHSWQHRETEAIQGRRVLVAGPGPVGRETVLLLRAAGMDVTVVGRSAREDAELGGVRAITDLDDLLPLADDVVLTLPLTEETRGLFDARKLGLMRSGARLVNVGRGAVVVADDLLAAIDGRHLGGAALDVFEQEPLPPEHPFWSRSNVLVSPHASGDLVGWRGRVVDRFVDNLRRWKAGQPLQDVVDLRRLGATAPASTGH, from the coding sequence GTGAGCGGCGCGGACCTGGGGAAGACCGAGGCGGTCGAAGCGGCAGTGGGCGACGGTGCGAGGATGTCCCGACCCAAGGCGATCGTCGTTGTCCCCCGCGACGGGGTGGTGCCTCCACTGGCTGCGGCCGAGGCCGAAGCGGACCTCACCGTCGTGCGCACGTCCGGGGAGCTGCGAGCGGCCCAGGAGGACGCGGAGATCCTCTTCCTCAACGACTTCCGCAGCACCTTGTTGCGGGAGGTGGGGCCTGGTCGACTGCGCTGGATCCACACCTCCAGCATCGGGATGGACCCGCTGTTGACCGCATCGATCATCGACAGCGACATCGTGGCCAGCAACACCCGCGGGGTCTGCGAGCGTCCCATCGCCGAGTGGATCCTCGGCGTGCTCCTGCTGTTCACCAAGGACCTGCGTCGCACCATCGAGCTGCAGTCCCGACACAGTTGGCAGCATCGGGAGACCGAAGCGATCCAGGGTCGCCGCGTCCTGGTCGCCGGTCCCGGTCCGGTGGGGCGCGAGACTGTCCTGCTGTTGCGGGCGGCCGGCATGGACGTCACCGTGGTCGGACGCAGCGCTCGCGAGGACGCTGAGCTCGGTGGGGTCCGAGCCATCACCGACCTCGACGACCTGCTCCCGCTGGCTGACGACGTCGTTCTGACGCTGCCGTTGACCGAGGAGACACGAGGGCTGTTCGACGCCCGCAAGCTGGGGCTGATGCGTTCGGGTGCTCGGCTGGTCAACGTCGGTCGGGGGGCCGTCGTGGTGGCGGACGACCTGCTGGCCGCGATCGACGGCCGCCACCTCGGTGGTGCGGCGCTCGATGTCTTCGAACAGGAACCACTGCCCCCCGAGCATCCCTTCTGGAGCCGCTCCAACGTCCTGGTGTCGCCGCACGCTTCGGGCGACCTGGTGGGCTGGCGTGGCCGTGTCGTGGACCGGTTCGTGGACAACCTGCGTCGCTGGAAGGCTGGCCAGCCGTTGCAGGACGTCGTCGACCTGCGCCGTCTAGGAGCCACGGCGCCGGCCTCAACCGGTCACTGA
- a CDS encoding IlvD/Edd family dehydratase, whose translation MSEQQPSDLRSARWFGPHDLTGFIHRTAIQAEGFSKFAIKDRPVVGIANSWSELVNCNIHFKMLADAVKRGVLMAGGLPLEFPTISLGESLMKPSAMQFRNLMAMDVEESIRAYPLDAIVLLGGCDKTVPAQLMGAASADVPTIMLTGGPQEPAYFRGKQLGVGTDTWKYADELRAGTITQDDFNELEASAKPTAGHCSEMGTASTMTSIVEALGMCLPGTASIPAVHARRASAAEATGRRAVEMALSGGPRPSDVLTEQAFDNAITLLMAVGGSTNAVIHLLALARRVGYELQLDRFHEISQRTPRIANVRPSGEHLIAQLFNAGGISAVLKELDPLLHAGAITVTGESLSDGYRNAPAPDGDVISTLSEPFDTSGGIAVVRGSLAPKGAVIKRSAASPELLKHRGPAVVFEDIYDLGRRIDDPDLEITEDSVLVLRNSGPTGAPGMPEWGMLPIPERLLRKGVRDIVRISDARMSGTAFGTTILHVSPEAAVGGPLAAVRDGDHILLDVQEQRLDLEVPQDEIERRLAEAVPPAPKYRRGYGKLFVDHVTQADEGCDFDFLQKLPDEEPQRLPHGLTSGWQGGW comes from the coding sequence ATGTCCGAGCAACAGCCCAGCGACCTCCGCAGCGCGCGGTGGTTCGGGCCGCACGACCTCACGGGGTTCATCCACCGGACTGCGATCCAGGCGGAGGGCTTCTCGAAGTTCGCCATCAAGGACCGGCCCGTCGTCGGCATCGCCAACTCCTGGTCGGAGCTGGTGAACTGCAACATCCACTTCAAGATGCTCGCCGACGCGGTAAAGCGCGGTGTGTTGATGGCCGGTGGCCTGCCGTTGGAGTTCCCGACCATCTCGCTCGGCGAGAGCTTGATGAAGCCCTCCGCGATGCAGTTCCGCAACCTCATGGCGATGGACGTGGAGGAGTCGATCCGGGCGTACCCACTCGACGCCATCGTCCTGCTCGGCGGCTGCGACAAGACGGTACCGGCCCAACTCATGGGTGCGGCCAGCGCGGATGTTCCGACCATCATGCTGACCGGCGGCCCGCAGGAGCCGGCCTACTTCCGCGGCAAGCAGCTGGGTGTCGGGACGGACACCTGGAAGTACGCCGACGAGTTGCGGGCGGGCACGATCACCCAGGACGACTTCAACGAGCTCGAGGCGAGCGCCAAGCCGACTGCGGGACACTGCAGCGAGATGGGTACCGCCTCGACCATGACCTCGATCGTCGAGGCGCTGGGCATGTGCTTGCCCGGCACTGCCTCGATCCCCGCCGTCCACGCGCGCCGAGCCTCCGCCGCTGAAGCCACCGGCCGGCGTGCGGTGGAGATGGCGCTGTCCGGAGGGCCCAGACCGAGCGACGTCCTCACCGAGCAGGCCTTCGACAACGCCATCACCCTCCTCATGGCCGTCGGCGGATCGACCAACGCGGTCATCCACCTGCTCGCGCTGGCCCGTCGCGTCGGCTACGAACTGCAGCTCGACAGGTTCCACGAGATCTCCCAGCGCACACCGCGCATCGCCAACGTCCGGCCGTCGGGTGAGCACCTCATCGCACAGCTGTTCAACGCCGGCGGCATCTCGGCCGTGCTCAAGGAACTCGACCCGCTGCTGCACGCTGGTGCGATCACCGTGACGGGCGAGAGCCTGTCGGATGGGTACCGCAACGCGCCCGCACCCGACGGTGATGTCATCAGTACGCTGTCCGAACCGTTCGACACCTCAGGCGGCATCGCTGTCGTCCGTGGTTCCTTGGCTCCCAAGGGCGCAGTCATCAAGCGCAGTGCGGCCTCGCCCGAGCTGCTGAAGCACCGTGGCCCCGCAGTCGTCTTCGAGGACATCTACGACCTCGGGCGCCGCATCGACGACCCCGACCTGGAGATCACTGAGGACTCGGTGCTCGTGCTGCGCAACAGCGGCCCGACCGGTGCCCCCGGCATGCCCGAGTGGGGCATGCTGCCGATCCCCGAACGTCTGCTGCGCAAGGGCGTACGCGACATCGTACGAATTTCCGACGCCCGCATGAGCGGAACCGCCTTCGGCACGACGATCTTGCACGTGTCGCCGGAGGCGGCCGTCGGGGGTCCGCTGGCGGCCGTGCGCGACGGCGATCACATCCTGCTCGACGTGCAGGAGCAGCGACTGGACTTGGAAGTGCCTCAGGATGAGATCGAGCGTCGACTGGCCGAAGCCGTCCCACCGGCGCCGAAGTACCGTCGCGGCTACGGCAAGCTCTTCGTCGACCACGTCACCCAAGCCGATGAGGGCTGCGACTTCGACTTCCTGCAGAAGCTGCCGGACGAGGAGCCGCAGCGACTGCCTCACGGCCTGACGAGCGGATGGCAGGGGGGCTGGTGA